A region from the Zonotrichia leucophrys gambelii isolate GWCS_2022_RI chromosome Z, RI_Zleu_2.0, whole genome shotgun sequence genome encodes:
- the LOC135459990 gene encoding purpurin, whose product MKYAQYVFLASVFYTVEYSLAQTCAVDSFSVKDNFDPKRYAGKWYALAKKDPEGLFLQDNISAEYTVEEDGTMTASSKGRVKLFGFWVICADMAAQYTVPDPTTPAKMYMTYQGLASYLSSGGDNYWVIDTDYDNYAITYACRSLKEDGSCDDGYSLIFSRNPRGLPPAIQRIVRQKQEEICMSGQFQPVLQSGAC is encoded by the exons ATGAAATACGCACAGTATGTTTTCCTGGCCTCGGTCTTCTACACTGTTGAATATAGCCTAGCTCAGACCTGTGCAGTGGATTCTTTCTCTGTGAAAGACAATTTTGATCCAAAAAGG TATGCAGGGAAATGGTATGCCCTGGCCAAGAAGGATCCAGAAGGCCTTTTCCTTCAGGACAACATCTCTGCTGAATACACTGTGGAGGAAGACGGCACAATGACAGCATCCTCCAAAGGCCGAGTGAAGCTTTTTGG TTTCTGGGTGATCTGTGCTGACATGGCTGCTCAGTACACGGTACCTGACCCAACCACTCCAGCAAAAATGTATATGACCTACCAGGGACTGGCCAGCTACCTCTCCAGCGGTG GGGACAACTACTGGGTGATTGACACTGACTATGATAACTATGCCATCACCTATGCCTGCCGCAGCCTGAAGGAGGACGGCTCCTGTGATGATGGCTACTCCCTGATCTTCTCGCGCAACCCCCGTGGCCTCCCCCCAGCCATCCAGCGCATTGTGCGccaaaagcaggaggaaatctGCATGTCTGGCCAGTTCCAGCCTGTGCTCCAGTCAG ggGCCTGCTAA